A part of Deltaproteobacteria bacterium genomic DNA contains:
- the gspD gene encoding type II secretion system protein GspD, protein MRIQDRRWMVWSLAVICFLGSIQGLALAQNQATQEIPSKEIENAAPDSNATVIKSPFSGAGVGERRQIDITLDSMDIYPVLDQVLGRILELNYVVDPAIKGTISLNIRGRYTKNEFLDLFNSILQIHGLAITRGAQDLYKVVRKAGSARAGSEVINIGERVPHAGDVISVFQLQYLSAAHVIANLRNFISPGAVMVAEPSINAVILVDTAENVGKLSKILALMDTDFFKDIHWRFYTLEHTDVDDLSKDLDKIFKTKGLYIKPGIDPGGLQIMPLKTINSLLVVTKWEEVLDVVGNWVTQLDQEISQKGTQVYVYFVQNGKAADIADILRQLYGGKPSDRKGRKEVLVEREKKPAKEKAVQHAGELAGEVEIIADEVNNAILIKATQRDYAILSEVLKEIDIVPRQVLIDVLIVEVSLGNDIEYGVEWFLKSHMGGSYSSNIALTDPNLGNLPRNTALGTGISGFAYSLYTGDSLRNLIKLLATTTDVNILSAPNILAVDNKESTIEVVQDVPTLTSSTTSTTESTLTQSIQYRSAGILLKVTPSINESRLVSMEITQEVSSLLEKAKVEGIDSPIFQTRKTTTNLVVQDGHTIIIGGLMKTKKEKSRSGIPFLKDLPVLGYLFGWRSYTNEKTELLMTITPYVIQSKEQADALTREFKGRVKSLKQMLGEHKGLAGEKGLEQEDDN, encoded by the coding sequence ATGAGAATACAAGATCGGAGATGGATGGTCTGGAGTCTGGCTGTCATATGTTTTTTGGGATCCATTCAAGGCTTGGCTCTTGCTCAGAATCAGGCTACACAGGAGATCCCGTCAAAGGAAATTGAAAATGCCGCGCCTGATTCTAATGCAACTGTAATAAAGTCTCCATTTTCCGGAGCCGGGGTTGGTGAACGCCGTCAGATAGACATTACTCTGGACAGTATGGATATATATCCTGTCCTGGATCAGGTCCTGGGGCGTATTCTGGAGCTCAACTATGTGGTAGATCCAGCCATTAAGGGGACCATTTCACTCAATATCAGGGGCAGATATACCAAGAATGAATTCCTTGATCTCTTCAATTCCATATTGCAGATACACGGCTTGGCCATAACCCGCGGCGCTCAGGATCTTTATAAGGTGGTACGGAAGGCCGGCAGCGCCAGAGCCGGATCAGAAGTGATAAATATCGGTGAACGGGTCCCCCATGCAGGAGACGTAATCAGTGTCTTTCAGCTCCAGTACCTCTCTGCGGCCCATGTAATCGCAAATCTCAGGAACTTTATCTCTCCCGGGGCGGTCATGGTGGCCGAGCCAAGTATAAATGCCGTTATCCTGGTGGACACTGCAGAAAATGTGGGCAAGTTGTCCAAAATATTGGCCTTAATGGACACGGATTTTTTTAAGGATATACATTGGCGTTTCTATACTCTGGAGCATACCGATGTGGATGATCTGTCGAAAGACCTTGATAAGATATTCAAGACAAAAGGACTTTATATAAAGCCTGGTATTGATCCGGGCGGCCTGCAGATCATGCCCTTAAAGACCATCAACTCCTTGCTTGTAGTGACCAAGTGGGAGGAAGTCCTGGATGTGGTGGGCAACTGGGTGACCCAACTGGATCAGGAGATATCACAGAAGGGAACCCAGGTCTATGTATACTTTGTCCAGAACGGCAAGGCTGCAGATATCGCCGATATCCTCCGGCAGCTCTACGGCGGAAAGCCGTCAGATCGCAAAGGCAGGAAAGAGGTCCTTGTGGAAAGGGAGAAAAAGCCTGCAAAAGAGAAAGCCGTGCAGCATGCCGGGGAATTGGCCGGTGAGGTGGAAATCATTGCGGACGAAGTCAACAATGCCATACTCATCAAGGCCACGCAGAGAGATTATGCCATCCTTTCAGAAGTGCTGAAAGAGATCGACATTGTTCCGCGGCAGGTCCTGATCGACGTGTTGATTGTAGAGGTCTCGCTGGGTAACGATATTGAATACGGGGTCGAGTGGTTTCTCAAGAGCCATATGGGGGGATCATATTCTTCTAACATTGCACTTACCGATCCTAATCTCGGAAACTTACCCAGGAACACGGCGCTTGGTACGGGCATTTCAGGATTTGCATACAGCCTGTACACAGGTGACAGCCTTCGAAACTTAATTAAGTTGTTGGCTACGACGACAGATGTCAATATCCTCTCAGCGCCCAATATCCTGGCTGTGGATAACAAGGAATCCACCATCGAGGTCGTACAGGACGTGCCTACTTTGACTAGCTCGACTACCAGTACGACCGAGAGCACTCTCACACAATCGATCCAGTATCGAAGTGCCGGCATCCTTCTGAAGGTAACGCCTTCTATCAATGAGAGCAGACTGGTCAGTATGGAGATAACCCAGGAGGTCAGTTCTCTCCTTGAAAAGGCCAAAGTAGAGGGTATTGACTCCCCAATCTTTCAGACCCGTAAGACTACAACCAATCTGGTGGTGCAGGACGGCCATACCATCATAATCGGCGGCTTGATGAAGACAAAAAAAGAAAAGAGCCGCAGTGGTATCCCTTTTCTCAAGGACTTGCCGGTCCTAGGCTATCTGTTCGGCTGGCGAAGTTACACAAACGAGAAGACGGAACTATTGATGACTATTACTCCCTATGTCATACAATCCAAGGAGCAGGCCGACGCACTGACCAGGGAATTTAAAGGGCGAGTCAAGTCCTTGAAGCAGATGCTGGGGGAACATAAGGGCCTGGCCGGCGAGAAGGGTCTGGAGCAGGAAGATGATAACTAG
- the fabD gene encoding [acyl-carrier-protein] S-malonyltransferase: MNLAFVFPGQGSQYVGMGKTFLETVSDAAHVLSVAEEMTGLPLKKLCAEGPLEELTRVENLQPCLTAVEIICCMAAGDAGLKATAVAGHSLGEYPALWAAGVISLEDTFRLVHARGRLMKEAGDKNPGSMAAVVGLSRKELEELIVPLTKKGVLVLANHNSPDQIVVTGETDLVGDLCKKAKAEGARAIPLKVSGAYHSPLMAEASGRFSEILDKISFFRPEIPIYSNVTARPESDPEKIKDLMKKQICSPVRWYEIVINMDRDGISNFIELGPKKVLGNLIRKCLPGRSVSVFQGEDPEGLRACLRGKREPGLLEEAPFAGVD; the protein is encoded by the coding sequence ATGAATCTGGCCTTTGTCTTTCCCGGACAGGGCTCTCAATATGTTGGAATGGGCAAGACCTTTTTGGAAACGGTTTCTGATGCGGCCCATGTTCTTTCTGTGGCAGAAGAAATGACAGGGCTTCCCCTCAAGAAGCTTTGCGCTGAAGGGCCTCTGGAAGAACTCACCCGGGTTGAAAATCTCCAGCCCTGTCTGACCGCCGTGGAGATCATTTGCTGCATGGCCGCCGGAGATGCGGGATTGAAGGCGACAGCAGTAGCAGGACACAGCCTGGGAGAGTATCCGGCACTGTGGGCCGCCGGGGTCATTAGCCTTGAAGACACATTCAGGCTGGTCCATGCCAGGGGCAGGCTTATGAAAGAGGCGGGGGATAAAAATCCGGGTTCCATGGCCGCCGTGGTTGGTCTCAGCAGGAAAGAGCTGGAAGAATTGATTGTGCCCCTAACAAAAAAAGGTGTCCTGGTCCTGGCCAATCACAACTCGCCTGACCAGATCGTAGTCACCGGGGAAACAGACCTGGTCGGCGATCTGTGCAAGAAAGCCAAGGCTGAAGGAGCCAGGGCGATTCCCCTGAAGGTGTCCGGTGCCTATCACAGCCCCCTTATGGCTGAGGCATCAGGTCGCTTTTCTGAAATCTTGGATAAAATATCTTTTTTTAGGCCCGAGATCCCGATTTACAGCAATGTCACGGCAAGGCCGGAATCAGATCCGGAGAAAATCAAGGACCTTATGAAGAAGCAGATCTGCTCGCCTGTCAGGTGGTATGAGATCGTAATCAACATGGACCGGGACGGAATATCTAACTTTATTGAGCTCGGCCCCAAAAAGGTGCTTGGTAACCTGATAAGGAAGTGTCTGCCCGGAAGGTCTGTTTCAGTCTTTCAGGGGGAAGATCCTGAGGGTCTTAGAGCATGCCTCAGGGGCAAACGAGAGCCCGGCTTGCTGGAAGAAGCCCCTTTTGCCGGTGTTGATTGA
- the moaA gene encoding GTP 3',8-cyclase MoaA, whose protein sequence is MIDRYGRQLTYLRLSVTDRCNLRCRYCMPQTNFSWLPRGSILTYEEILKVCRILAGVGVTKVRLTGGEPLVRRNLISLVERLTEIDGLEEICITTNGVLLEEYADGLFKAGIRHINISLDSMNPELFACITGFDLFEQVWRGMEKALEMGFSPIKINSVIMKGINDSEIAALAGLSMKYPVQVRFIEFMPVGKDIFWGPDRFVSRDKIINQVESAFGKLRPLTESHSAGPASEYRLDKAAGSVGFIGALSHNFCESCNRLRLTADGHLRLCLFSDEEIDVKKALRRGLNTEELALFFRRAVLRKPKGLKFLNKEGLSCNRGMSSIGG, encoded by the coding sequence CTGATTGACCGGTACGGCCGGCAATTGACCTATCTCAGGCTCTCGGTGACTGACAGGTGTAATCTTCGATGCCGGTATTGCATGCCTCAGACTAATTTCTCCTGGCTGCCCCGTGGCTCAATTCTCACCTATGAAGAAATTCTCAAGGTCTGCCGTATACTGGCAGGCGTTGGCGTCACAAAAGTGCGACTTACAGGTGGAGAGCCATTGGTCCGGCGTAACCTTATAAGCCTTGTGGAAAGGCTGACCGAGATTGACGGGCTTGAAGAAATTTGTATCACGACAAACGGTGTTCTCTTGGAAGAGTATGCGGATGGCCTGTTCAAGGCAGGTATCAGACATATCAACATCAGTCTTGATTCCATGAATCCGGAACTATTTGCCTGTATTACCGGCTTCGATCTCTTTGAGCAGGTGTGGCGGGGCATGGAAAAGGCCCTGGAAATGGGATTTTCCCCGATAAAAATCAACTCGGTGATCATGAAGGGCATAAATGACAGTGAAATAGCAGCCCTGGCAGGACTGAGCATGAAATATCCCGTACAGGTTCGTTTTATAGAGTTTATGCCTGTTGGCAAGGATATTTTTTGGGGTCCGGACAGGTTCGTCAGTCGTGATAAGATCATAAATCAGGTGGAGAGCGCATTCGGAAAGCTGCGTCCGTTGACCGAATCACACAGCGCCGGACCGGCAAGTGAATATAGGCTGGATAAGGCCGCAGGAAGTGTGGGATTTATCGGCGCCTTAAGCCACAATTTTTGTGAGAGCTGTAACCGCCTGCGCCTCACCGCAGATGGACATCTTCGCTTATGCCTTTTTTCTGACGAGGAAATAGATGTCAAAAAGGCCTTGCGCCGGGGATTGAACACAGAGGAACTGGCTCTTTTTTTTCGCCGCGCAGTATTAAGAAAACCGAAAGGATTAAAGTTTTTGAATAAAGAAGGACTGTCTTGCAACAGAGGCATGTCCAGCATAGGTGGATGA
- the murA gene encoding UDP-N-acetylglucosamine 1-carboxyvinyltransferase, whose protein sequence is MDQLVIQGRHPLRGTIRISGAKNAALPILAATLLTGGTFRLQNIPRLVDIKTFTDLLTDLGVAVKYGADNDSDFLDIDSSGLSDHEAPYDLVRRMRASILVLGPLISRFGKARVSLPGGCAIGARPINLHLKGLELMGVKLRLKEGYIEARAGRLNGAHIYFDTPSVTGTENLMMAAVLANGTTVLGNAAREPEVVALGQMLNQMGAKIRGLGSNTVKIEGVKELRSVDWEIVPDRIEAGTYMMAAGAAGGELIIENVMADHLEAVISKLRSTGLQIEVDNARISVRKKGVLHSVDVKTLPYPGFPTDLQAQILVLMALAGGLSVITETIFENRFMHVAELRRLGADIKVEGRSAIIKGVKELNGAPVMATDLRASASLVLAGLAAKGTTTISRVYHLDRGYEHLEQKLAAVGAKIKREKRPN, encoded by the coding sequence ATGGATCAACTGGTCATTCAAGGCAGGCACCCGCTCAGGGGAACCATCAGGATTAGCGGGGCCAAAAACGCGGCGCTCCCCATTCTTGCGGCAACGCTCCTCACGGGCGGCACCTTCAGGCTGCAGAATATCCCCAGGCTGGTTGACATAAAGACCTTCACTGATCTTCTGACCGATCTGGGCGTTGCGGTAAAATACGGCGCAGATAATGACTCTGATTTCTTGGACATAGACTCTTCAGGACTCTCTGACCACGAGGCTCCCTATGACCTCGTGCGCAGGATGCGGGCCTCGATCCTGGTGCTGGGGCCTCTTATATCCCGTTTTGGAAAGGCCCGTGTCTCCCTTCCCGGGGGCTGTGCCATCGGTGCCCGCCCCATAAATCTTCACTTAAAGGGTCTTGAGCTCATGGGGGTTAAGCTCAGGCTCAAAGAGGGCTATATAGAAGCAAGGGCCGGGCGGCTGAATGGAGCTCATATCTATTTCGACACGCCATCTGTGACAGGCACTGAAAACCTGATGATGGCAGCAGTTCTTGCCAACGGGACAACTGTACTGGGGAATGCCGCAAGGGAACCGGAGGTGGTTGCCCTGGGGCAGATGCTTAACCAGATGGGGGCAAAAATCAGGGGCCTTGGTTCAAATACCGTCAAGATAGAAGGAGTAAAGGAGCTGAGGTCTGTTGATTGGGAAATAGTCCCTGATCGCATAGAGGCAGGCACATACATGATGGCCGCGGGGGCAGCAGGCGGAGAGCTGATAATTGAGAACGTTATGGCAGATCACCTGGAGGCGGTCATATCCAAGCTCAGGAGTACCGGGCTTCAGATTGAAGTAGATAATGCCCGTATTTCTGTCAGAAAAAAAGGCGTCCTGCACAGCGTGGATGTCAAGACCCTGCCATATCCCGGTTTCCCGACCGATCTTCAGGCCCAGATCCTGGTGCTGATGGCCCTGGCCGGTGGCCTCAGCGTAATTACCGAGACCATATTTGAAAACCGTTTCATGCATGTTGCCGAGTTGAGGCGGCTTGGAGCCGACATAAAGGTTGAAGGCAGGAGCGCCATCATCAAGGGTGTAAAAGAATTAAACGGTGCGCCTGTAATGGCCACTGATCTCAGGGCCAGCGCCTCCCTGGTGCTGGCCGGACTCGCAGCCAAAGGGACTACAACGATATCCAGGGTTTACCACCTCGATCGCGGGTATGAACATCTGGAACAGAAGCTTGCAGCAGTAGGGGCCAAAATCAAGAGAGAGAAAAGGCCTAACTGA
- a CDS encoding protein translocase subunit SecDF: MPTGLRWKYSLMAVLIAVSVVFVLPSFYKDTPDWFKKYIYSEGLKLGLDLQGGMHLILKVDVDQAVKNSADLAARDLKESLGRRQITLVRRRSPDPDKILFFLPNKDAVERVKAVLEDEFPSLELVEIKEEGKFPSLVLRLSPEEEKFIRENAVDQSLEIIRNRIDQFGVTEPVIVRQGEEEIVVQLPGIQDPERALKLIGQTAQLEFKLVDDEAGIDLGRLIRQAIDSGRLSAGYDAKALNTVLKGQIPRDDAIYFLKEVDYRTGRIRKTPILLKDKTLMTGDTVKTAHVRIGGTYNEPYVALEFTDRGARLFEKITSDNVGKRLAIILDGVVRSAPVIRERIGGGHAQISGSFTPDEASDLAIVLRAGALPAPISIIQNVTVGPSLGRDSIRHGLYSGLIGAAFVVVFMVVYYTLSGFIADIAMVLNLLFLMAVLSLFQATLTLPGIAGIILIIGMGVDSNVLIFERMREERALGKPLKAFIDGGYDKAFWTIVDAHVTTLITAIALFLFGTGPIKGFAVTLSAGIVINLFTAIFGTRMVYDGLLAKHALSNLRFFQLIRKTSLDFIGYRNFAFILSGILVILGLAGFVQIVRGAANLGVDFSGGTMVQYRADRPFTLDKVRAALANTGIEGYSLQEVPEEHVLIVRVKKSVATVGDIETGITNSLKEGLPGTRFVMESKAEIGSTVSRELRRKALIAISISFAGIICYLAFRFNLSFGVAATAATFHDVLAVLGILFILNKEITLLTITALLTLGGYSLTDTVVVFDRIRENIKHYKKLPFAEIINRSINEMLGRTIITSLTTMMVILCIFFLGGVVIHDFAFTLLSGVLIGTYSSVFVASPVVYLWHKGKAPR, translated from the coding sequence ATGCCCACGGGTCTGCGCTGGAAATATTCCTTAATGGCAGTACTTATTGCCGTGTCTGTGGTCTTTGTCCTGCCTTCTTTCTATAAAGATACGCCCGACTGGTTCAAAAAATATATCTACAGTGAGGGTCTGAAGCTCGGCCTGGATCTCCAGGGAGGAATGCATCTCATCCTCAAGGTAGACGTGGACCAGGCAGTCAAAAATTCTGCAGATCTTGCAGCAAGGGACCTTAAGGAGTCTCTTGGCCGCAGGCAGATAACCTTGGTGCGTCGCCGGAGTCCGGACCCTGACAAAATACTGTTCTTTCTCCCTAACAAGGACGCTGTGGAAAGGGTGAAAGCCGTTCTGGAAGATGAATTCCCAAGCCTCGAACTCGTAGAGATAAAAGAAGAGGGGAAATTCCCCAGCCTGGTGCTAAGACTCTCTCCGGAAGAGGAAAAATTCATAAGAGAAAATGCAGTTGACCAGTCACTGGAGATCATTCGTAACCGGATAGACCAGTTCGGTGTCACAGAACCTGTAATCGTCCGTCAGGGCGAAGAGGAAATAGTAGTCCAGCTTCCGGGGATCCAGGACCCTGAACGGGCCCTCAAGCTCATAGGGCAGACTGCGCAACTGGAGTTCAAGCTGGTGGATGACGAGGCCGGGATAGACCTCGGAAGGCTTATCCGCCAGGCAATAGATAGCGGCCGCCTTTCTGCAGGATATGATGCCAAGGCCCTTAACACGGTACTGAAGGGACAGATACCCAGAGATGATGCCATCTACTTCCTTAAGGAGGTAGATTATCGCACCGGCAGAATCCGGAAGACGCCCATTCTTCTCAAGGACAAAACGCTGATGACCGGGGACACCGTAAAGACCGCCCATGTCCGGATCGGCGGGACCTATAACGAGCCGTATGTTGCCCTTGAATTTACAGACCGGGGTGCAAGACTCTTTGAGAAAATCACCAGTGACAATGTAGGCAAGCGCCTTGCCATCATCCTGGACGGAGTGGTCCGCTCTGCACCGGTAATAAGGGAACGTATAGGAGGAGGGCATGCCCAGATATCCGGCTCATTCACTCCTGACGAGGCCTCAGACCTTGCCATTGTGTTAAGGGCCGGTGCCCTGCCCGCGCCGATCAGCATTATTCAAAACGTCACGGTGGGTCCGTCCCTTGGGCGTGATTCCATAAGGCACGGCCTGTATTCAGGCCTGATCGGAGCGGCCTTTGTGGTTGTCTTTATGGTCGTATATTACACGCTTTCAGGTTTCATAGCGGATATAGCCATGGTCCTGAACCTGCTCTTCCTCATGGCTGTTCTGTCGCTCTTTCAGGCCACGCTGACCCTTCCCGGCATAGCCGGCATCATACTCATCATCGGCATGGGGGTTGACTCAAATGTCCTGATCTTTGAACGCATGCGTGAGGAAAGGGCCCTTGGAAAACCTCTTAAGGCATTTATCGACGGGGGATATGACAAGGCCTTTTGGACCATCGTAGACGCCCATGTCACAACCCTAATAACCGCCATAGCCCTGTTTCTCTTCGGGACCGGCCCGATCAAAGGCTTTGCCGTCACCCTTTCCGCCGGCATTGTCATTAACCTCTTTACTGCCATCTTTGGAACCAGGATGGTATATGACGGACTGCTGGCCAAGCATGCCCTGAGTAACCTGAGGTTCTTCCAGCTAATCAGGAAAACCAGTCTGGACTTCATAGGATACAGGAATTTCGCCTTCATACTGTCAGGTATCCTGGTAATTTTAGGTCTTGCGGGCTTCGTGCAGATCGTAAGGGGGGCGGCCAACCTCGGCGTGGATTTCTCCGGCGGAACCATGGTCCAGTACCGCGCAGACAGGCCCTTCACCCTGGACAAGGTCAGGGCCGCCCTGGCAAACACGGGTATCGAGGGCTATTCTCTTCAAGAAGTGCCGGAAGAACACGTCTTGATCGTACGCGTCAAGAAGTCAGTGGCTACTGTAGGAGACATAGAAACCGGTATAACAAACAGTTTGAAAGAAGGCCTTCCCGGGACCCGTTTTGTAATGGAAAGCAAGGCGGAGATCGGTTCCACCGTGAGCCGGGAACTGAGACGCAAGGCACTGATAGCAATAAGCATATCATTTGCGGGTATAATCTGCTACCTGGCCTTCAGGTTTAATTTGAGCTTTGGAGTGGCAGCTACTGCCGCCACCTTTCATGACGTGCTGGCGGTACTTGGCATCTTGTTTATCCTGAACAAGGAGATAACGCTCCTGACAATAACCGCCCTCCTGACTCTTGGTGGCTATTCCCTTACTGATACCGTGGTAGTCTTTGACAGAATCAGAGAAAATATTAAACATTACAAAAAATTGCCTTTTGCCGAGATCATAAATCGAAGCATCAACGAGATGCTTGGCAGGACAATTATCACGTCTCTGACCACGATGATGGTGATCTTGTGTATCTTCTTCCTTGGCGGTGTCGTAATTCATGACTTTGCCTTTACCCTGCTATCGGGAGTGCTGATTGGGACCTATTCCTCGGTATTCGTAGCCAGTCCTGTAGTGTACCTGTGGCACAAGGGCAAAGCGCCCAGATAA
- a CDS encoding IMP cyclohydrolase produces MTKIKRALISVTDKTGVAELAKELEDMSVEVISTGGTARVIREADVSVKDVSELTGFPEMMDGRVKTLHPMVHGGILALRDNAAHRQQMEDHGISPIDMVVVNLYAFEKTVAKKGVSLADAIENIDIGGPTLLRSSAKNFRYVTVVVDPSDYPKVIGEMKANDGATSLTTRFELAKKVFITTNKYDKAIAGYLEGIDPRKDPYFI; encoded by the coding sequence ATGACAAAGATAAAAAGGGCACTCATCAGCGTAACTGACAAGACAGGTGTAGCAGAACTGGCCAAAGAGCTTGAGGATATGAGTGTAGAAGTCATATCCACCGGCGGTACGGCACGAGTAATAAGAGAGGCAGACGTTTCCGTAAAAGACGTTTCAGAACTCACTGGTTTCCCGGAGATGATGGATGGCCGTGTAAAGACTTTACACCCCATGGTCCATGGCGGCATCCTGGCCCTTCGTGACAACGCCGCCCACAGGCAACAGATGGAAGACCACGGTATTTCACCTATTGATATGGTAGTGGTAAATCTTTATGCCTTTGAAAAAACAGTAGCCAAAAAAGGGGTGAGTTTGGCTGATGCCATAGAGAATATTGACATAGGGGGGCCGACTCTGCTTCGCTCCTCGGCAAAAAACTTCCGGTATGTGACTGTGGTTGTAGATCCGTCTGATTATCCTAAAGTGATCGGAGAGATGAAGGCCAATGACGGAGCCACTTCCCTGACTACACGTTTTGAGCTGGCCAAAAAGGTCTTTATTACAACAAATAAGTATGATAAGGCCATTGCCGGCTATTTGGAGGGAATCGACCCGCGGAAGGACCCATATTTTATTTAA
- the aroD gene encoding type I 3-dehydroquinate dehydratase, producing the protein MICVSLAEPTCDALLRRLQQVAAKADLAEIRLDALADAESLDFASLLKNRPCPLIFTNRSSKEGGLFSGSEEERISLLGKAVSEGADYVDIELRTDPVLRDAVIKEVRRTGIKVIISYHDFSCTPAKEKLIEVFDSERRAGADIGKIVTLAEGLQDVLKVLSLHFRAMDDGLSLIAFCMGPLGKMSRLACLALGGYLTYASPARGHETAPGQIPLDDLKAMVDYLSCNGKKLISET; encoded by the coding sequence ATGATCTGTGTCTCCCTGGCTGAACCTACCTGTGATGCCCTGCTGAGGCGTCTGCAACAGGTGGCGGCAAAAGCCGACCTGGCAGAGATTCGTCTGGATGCTCTTGCTGATGCGGAATCCCTGGATTTTGCAAGCTTATTAAAAAATCGGCCCTGTCCTCTTATTTTCACTAATAGGTCTTCGAAAGAGGGAGGTCTTTTTTCAGGTTCAGAAGAAGAACGAATCAGCCTTTTGGGAAAGGCCGTATCCGAAGGGGCGGATTATGTTGATATTGAGCTCAGAACAGATCCGGTCTTAAGAGACGCTGTAATAAAAGAGGTCCGTAGGACCGGGATAAAAGTCATTATTTCCTACCACGATTTTTCCTGCACTCCGGCAAAGGAGAAGCTGATCGAAGTATTTGATTCGGAAAGGCGGGCCGGCGCAGACATTGGGAAGATCGTCACCTTGGCTGAGGGTTTGCAGGATGTCTTGAAGGTATTATCTCTGCACTTCAGGGCAATGGATGACGGTCTTTCTTTAATAGCCTTCTGTATGGGGCCTTTGGGAAAGATGAGCAGGCTTGCCTGCCTGGCGCTGGGGGGTTATCTGACCTATGCGTCTCCGGCCAGGGGTCATGAGACCGCTCCGGGGCAAATACCACTGGACGACTTGAAGGCTATGGTTGATTACCTGAGCTGTAATGGAAAAAAATTAATATCTGAAACGTAA
- a CDS encoding 3-oxoacyl-ACP reductase has protein sequence MDKQVECAKSENKVAIVTGAIKGIGLAIALELLRSGIKCVLPYYDWLDSLESMHGHMKETGVDYHAIPADLTCLGDVKEVIRTVQDRFGRLDILINNIERGGWPVVHGPYLPEQWDLEFETTVTAKWYLFNEALPVLRAGGGGVVVNISSIAGVVGRSGPAGLVFNDCYSLSNRAIQSLTETWARQGAPEVRVNELMLGFVETRHGPSTRGWDIISAEEQKAILDHTLLKRIGRIEEVAKMVSFLVFDASFMTGSTIRMDGGYVLGGDKAASMPRGVVEPGEQTFGGPVSP, from the coding sequence ATGGATAAACAAGTAGAATGCGCGAAGTCTGAAAACAAGGTTGCTATTGTTACCGGTGCCATCAAAGGCATCGGCCTTGCCATAGCCCTTGAGCTGTTACGTTCAGGGATTAAATGTGTTTTGCCCTACTACGACTGGCTGGACAGCCTTGAGAGTATGCACGGGCATATGAAGGAAACAGGAGTTGACTATCACGCCATCCCGGCCGACCTTACTTGTCTTGGAGACGTAAAAGAGGTGATTCGTACTGTTCAAGACCGGTTCGGGCGACTGGATATATTGATTAACAACATAGAAAGGGGTGGATGGCCCGTAGTCCATGGCCCGTATTTACCGGAACAGTGGGATCTGGAGTTCGAAACCACTGTGACTGCTAAATGGTATCTCTTCAATGAGGCTTTACCGGTTTTGAGGGCCGGGGGCGGCGGAGTGGTGGTCAATATTTCGTCCATTGCCGGGGTGGTGGGAAGAAGCGGTCCGGCAGGCCTGGTGTTTAATGATTGCTACTCGCTGTCAAACAGGGCTATTCAATCACTTACTGAAACATGGGCAAGACAGGGCGCCCCTGAGGTGCGTGTCAATGAACTCATGCTGGGCTTTGTCGAGACGCGTCATGGACCGTCCACCAGGGGTTGGGATATAATCAGTGCCGAGGAGCAAAAGGCCATACTTGATCATACTCTCTTAAAACGCATCGGAAGGATTGAAGAGGTGGCAAAAATGGTGAGCTTCCTGGTCTTTGACGCAAGTTTCATGACCGGATCAACTATACGGATGGACGGAGGCTATGTCCTGGGAGGGGATAAAGCAGCCTCTATGCCAAGGGGAGTTGTCGAACCCGGTGAACAGACCTTTGGAGGTCCTGTCTCACCTTAA